Proteins encoded within one genomic window of Formosa agariphila KMM 3901:
- a CDS encoding SusC/RagA family TonB-linked outer membrane protein yields MNFKKQLVLYVVLLVNTALFAQDVVSGVVSDAQGIPIPGANVLVVGTTRGASTDFDGNYEIKADQGEVLQFSYIGYVSQKKILDGSATVNISLAEDVAKLDEVVIIGYGDQKEKNITSALTKVDSKEIVDRSVSRVEDALQGKVAGLRIQTVSSEAGGDPKITMRGPGSITGSSSPLIVVDGVVMGSDADILGSIDNNNIESLSVLKDASSVAIYGSRGANGVILVTLKEGVAGKTSFSYNTFTGYKYTTNNDNFNTTINDERNRLNGLQDQVSAIPTSSPRYDDINRYYNSAYAELEAMDFIASLGGGETNWQDEIFDGGFIRNHSLAVRGGTDLTSYTASLGFLEDEGVVLTDNFKKYNARIKVDSKSKNKKIKFGANLGVNYNDQVRVPTRFTDPLRQYGHLPLYLTEEHMPYVTPFSTEPGVSTDAGKLFENLGVGSYGFSRAFDHVFTQDPNDPRSILRDPATGLPVTSGLTSGGLTLSTTKNVHPLVHYLERSRLTKKLSLNTSAYIDFKLAKGLSFRQGISGVFRHNKSNNADYLYGQENRDQESFRLESRDELNQYAVESLLKYNTSLGKHDINSVFGFEYTQREFYTQESEAVGYTNDFNNNIALADGGTTFTDNGTDKLVSYFGRIDYNYDEKYLVQLSARTDGSTRFGTNTRFGFFPAASVGWILSNEDFLASSDFVTFLKLRASYGISGSNEIDSNIFNSLYRFEETFSTVGYNGLTGVKAVTLANQDLGWEQLVEFNPGIDVTFGRGIVTLGVDYYTRSSKDLILFAPVPGVYGTDNYLQNLGEVKNEGVEVEVSTRIISTENFSWRASGQFSLNRNEVVSLGKNDQIISRIDQDTRPTEFIARNGQPITSFYGWVYEKEIPLEWVDNPFNRFNNDYADVYVKDLNNDGIIDDEDRTEIGNPYPDFNWGLNTDIRFYDFDFALQLQGSQGGEVRVADLDQLYYASESAVNEVSNFPDRDLTVNRRYTDDHIQDASFVALRNVTIGYTLPESFTSKYKIDRIRFYLSGENLLFFTASDYEGFNPEAAGQTSDNANTPLTAGYQRGDGPVVRTISAGLNFQF; encoded by the coding sequence ATGAATTTTAAAAAACAATTAGTATTGTATGTAGTTCTGTTGGTAAACACTGCCTTGTTTGCTCAGGATGTTGTGTCAGGGGTCGTTTCAGATGCTCAGGGTATTCCAATACCGGGGGCAAATGTCCTTGTTGTAGGAACAACACGAGGGGCGTCTACCGATTTTGACGGGAATTATGAAATTAAAGCGGATCAAGGAGAGGTTTTACAATTCTCTTACATTGGTTATGTATCTCAAAAGAAAATTTTAGATGGGAGCGCAACAGTAAATATCTCTTTAGCAGAAGATGTTGCAAAACTAGATGAGGTTGTAATTATTGGTTATGGAGACCAAAAAGAGAAAAACATTACAAGTGCCTTAACTAAGGTTGATTCTAAAGAAATTGTAGACCGTTCTGTGTCGCGTGTTGAAGACGCACTTCAGGGAAAGGTTGCAGGTTTAAGAATTCAAACAGTTTCTTCTGAAGCTGGTGGGGATCCAAAAATCACAATGAGAGGGCCTGGTTCAATTACAGGTTCGTCATCTCCATTAATCGTGGTAGATGGTGTTGTAATGGGGTCTGATGCAGATATCTTAGGTTCAATTGATAATAACAACATTGAATCTTTAAGTGTGTTAAAAGATGCATCTTCTGTTGCTATTTACGGTTCTCGTGGTGCAAATGGAGTTATTTTAGTAACACTTAAAGAAGGTGTTGCTGGAAAAACGTCTTTCTCTTATAACACGTTTACTGGTTATAAGTACACAACTAATAACGATAACTTTAATACTACTATTAATGACGAAAGAAATAGATTGAATGGTTTACAAGATCAAGTAAGTGCTATTCCTACTTCAAGTCCAAGATACGACGATATTAATAGATATTACAATAGTGCATATGCTGAGTTAGAAGCTATGGACTTTATTGCTTCTTTAGGAGGTGGAGAAACAAACTGGCAAGACGAAATTTTCGATGGTGGTTTTATTAGAAACCACTCTTTAGCCGTTAGAGGTGGAACAGACTTAACTAGTTATACAGCATCTTTAGGTTTCTTAGAAGACGAAGGAGTTGTGTTAACAGATAATTTTAAGAAATACAATGCAAGAATTAAAGTTGATAGTAAATCTAAAAACAAGAAAATTAAGTTTGGAGCTAATTTAGGTGTAAACTATAATGATCAAGTTAGAGTACCAACAAGATTTACAGATCCACTTAGACAATACGGACACTTACCACTTTATTTAACTGAAGAGCATATGCCTTACGTTACGCCATTCTCTACAGAGCCAGGTGTATCTACAGATGCAGGTAAATTATTTGAAAACTTAGGGGTTGGAAGCTACGGATTCTCAAGAGCATTTGATCACGTGTTTACACAAGATCCAAACGATCCAAGAAGCATTTTAAGAGATCCAGCTACAGGTCTTCCTGTTACTAGTGGTTTAACTTCTGGAGGATTAACATTATCTACTACTAAAAACGTACACCCTTTAGTACATTACTTAGAGCGATCAAGATTAACTAAAAAGTTAAGTTTAAATACATCTGCTTATATCGACTTTAAACTAGCAAAAGGTTTAAGTTTTAGACAAGGTATTTCTGGAGTATTCAGACATAATAAATCTAATAATGCAGATTATTTATATGGACAAGAAAACAGAGATCAAGAATCTTTCCGTTTAGAGTCTAGAGACGAATTAAACCAATATGCTGTAGAATCACTTCTTAAGTACAACACTTCTCTTGGAAAACATGATATTAATTCAGTATTTGGATTTGAATATACACAAAGAGAATTTTATACTCAAGAATCTGAAGCTGTAGGATATACAAACGACTTCAATAACAACATTGCACTTGCAGACGGTGGAACCACTTTTACAGATAATGGTACAGATAAATTAGTATCATACTTCGGTAGAATTGATTATAACTACGACGAAAAATACTTAGTACAATTATCTGCTCGTACAGATGGTAGTACAAGATTCGGAACAAACACAAGATTTGGTTTCTTCCCAGCAGCTTCTGTAGGTTGGATCTTATCTAACGAAGATTTCTTAGCATCTAGCGACTTTGTAACATTCTTAAAGTTAAGAGCTAGTTATGGTATATCAGGATCTAACGAAATAGATAGCAACATCTTCAACTCATTGTACAGATTCGAAGAAACATTTAGTACTGTTGGTTACAATGGTTTAACAGGTGTTAAAGCGGTAACATTAGCAAATCAAGATTTAGGATGGGAGCAATTAGTAGAATTTAACCCTGGTATCGATGTTACTTTTGGTAGAGGAATTGTAACTCTTGGAGTAGATTACTATACAAGAAGTAGTAAAGACTTAATTCTTTTTGCTCCTGTACCTGGAGTTTACGGAACAGACAACTATTTACAAAACCTTGGAGAAGTTAAAAACGAAGGGGTAGAAGTCGAAGTTAGTACTCGAATTATTTCTACAGAAAACTTCAGCTGGAGAGCTTCAGGACAATTTTCTTTAAACAGAAACGAAGTTGTAAGTTTAGGTAAGAATGATCAAATCATTTCAAGAATTGATCAAGATACAAGACCAACAGAATTTATCGCTAGAAATGGTCAGCCAATTACATCGTTCTACGGATGGGTTTACGAAAAAGAAATTCCATTAGAATGGGTAGACAATCCATTTAACAGATTCAATAACGACTATGCAGATGTTTATGTAAAAGATTTAAACAATGACGGTATTATTGATGATGAAGATAGAACAGAAATTGGTAATCCTTATCCAGATTTTAACTGGGGATTAAATACAGATATTAGATTCTACGACTTCGACTTCGCGTTACAGTTACAAGGGTCTCAAGGAGGAGAAGTAAGAGTAGCAGATTTAGATCAGTTGTATTATGCAAGTGAGTCTGCTGTAAACGAAGTGTCTAACTTCCCAGATAGAGATTTAACAGTAAACAGAAGATATACAGACGATCATATTCAAGACGCATCTTTCGTAGCTTTAAGAAACGTAACAATTGGTTATACATTACCAGAATCTTTTACATCTAAGTACAAGATTGATAGAATAAGATTCTATTTATCTGGAGAGAATTTACTTTTCTTTACAGCTAGTGATTATGAAGGATTTAATCCTGAAGCAGCTGGTCAAACATCAGATAATGCTAACACACCATTAACAGCAGGTTATCAAAGAGGAGATGGTCCAGTTGTTAGAACTATTTCAGCAGGTCTTAACTTTCAATTTTAA
- a CDS encoding RagB/SusD family nutrient uptake outer membrane protein codes for MMNLYRNILICFSFVALFTSCEEELDLSNPTALSIEELLQTDDGFILLANGILDAYQKVPANEFLLTELRSDNVRANTENGNYPAFNAFNIDPNNGDVATYYSNNMATIKHANTIIDNKFLAPESQQYTVGEAYFMRALCHFNLVRAYENIPYIDTVLDINADEAYNYPQLDPAVVYEKIIDDFKTSIAYLQEAETNRYRPSSGAAICFAAKAYLSQPNPNYTEAELLLASVIDNSASYKYNLLYTDGTGKDKSEAIADLIVDYGNIFGNEISGGFTDGVPDGSWSNNPGLEINNEVIFSIAYELVSSDNYVTADSALDDQVQTDSESISFAMTLQGPSNGVNIASNEFLEVMTPELQPVRFYGSIDAISYNPTLETNDTFNAKFPTDGEIGDNDWIVLRYADVLLLYSEAILAGGNSTTDERAISAFNQVRVRAGLDPVVNLTKADLLAERQVEFVYENQRFYDLIRFGEADAVLQEYSNRNSLFYTSEKKYLPFPQRELDNLPNFYTQNDGY; via the coding sequence ATGATGAATTTATATAGAAACATATTAATTTGTTTTTCTTTCGTAGCATTATTTACAAGTTGCGAAGAAGAACTTGACCTTTCAAACCCAACAGCTCTTTCTATTGAAGAGTTACTTCAAACAGATGACGGGTTTATATTGTTGGCAAACGGAATTTTAGATGCATATCAAAAAGTTCCTGCTAACGAATTTTTACTAACTGAATTGAGATCTGACAATGTTAGAGCCAATACAGAAAATGGAAACTATCCAGCATTTAATGCTTTTAATATCGACCCTAATAATGGTGATGTTGCTACTTATTATTCTAATAACATGGCAACTATTAAACACGCCAATACAATTATCGATAATAAATTCTTAGCACCAGAATCTCAACAGTACACTGTTGGAGAAGCTTACTTTATGAGAGCATTATGTCATTTCAATTTAGTAAGAGCTTACGAGAATATTCCTTATATCGATACTGTTTTAGATATTAATGCAGACGAAGCTTATAACTATCCACAATTAGATCCAGCTGTAGTTTACGAAAAAATTATAGATGATTTTAAAACCTCGATAGCATATTTACAAGAAGCAGAAACTAACAGATACAGACCATCTTCTGGAGCTGCAATTTGTTTTGCTGCAAAAGCGTATTTAAGCCAACCTAATCCTAACTATACAGAAGCAGAACTTTTATTAGCATCTGTAATAGATAATAGTGCTTCTTATAAGTATAACTTATTATATACTGATGGAACTGGTAAAGACAAATCTGAAGCTATAGCAGACTTAATCGTAGATTATGGAAACATATTTGGAAACGAAATTTCTGGAGGATTTACAGATGGTGTGCCAGATGGTTCATGGTCTAACAATCCTGGATTAGAAATTAACAATGAAGTTATATTTTCTATTGCTTACGAGTTAGTGAGTAGTGATAATTATGTAACAGCAGATAGTGCTTTAGATGATCAAGTACAAACAGATTCTGAGTCTATTAGTTTTGCAATGACTTTACAAGGTCCTTCAAATGGTGTTAACATTGCATCTAACGAATTTTTAGAAGTAATGACTCCAGAATTACAACCAGTAAGATTCTACGGTAGTATAGATGCAATTTCTTATAACCCTACTTTAGAAACTAACGATACTTTCAACGCTAAATTCCCTACAGATGGAGAAATTGGAGATAACGACTGGATCGTATTAAGATATGCAGATGTATTATTATTATATTCTGAAGCAATCTTAGCAGGAGGTAACAGTACTACAGACGAAAGAGCTATTAGTGCATTTAATCAAGTAAGAGTAAGAGCAGGATTAGATCCAGTTGTAAACCTTACAAAAGCAGATTTATTAGCAGAAAGACAAGTAGAATTTGTATACGAAAACCAACGTTTTTATGATTTAATTAGATTCGGTGAAGCTGATGCAGTTTTACAAGAATACTCAAATCGTAATAGTTTGTTTTATACAAGTGAAAAGAAATACCTTCCTTTCCCTCAAAGAGAATTAGATAATTTACCTAATTTTTATACTCAAAATGACGGATACTAA
- a CDS encoding PKD domain-containing protein codes for MNNKLIKKQNTGVFVVLFCMFLGLVSCYDDGYEPYEPPTGNVNNIQPNTLFTTSINPDNTLSIVFRSYSTDAVSYDWDFGDGNTSTEANPNYTYEDGGLYNVKLSTTSSDGLIAVDSSQVSPLYADFDFDILDTEVTFTNHTSGASSLVWDFGDGESVSWDAEEDTEEDFEFNPVHVYTSANPVQATLTVTNYLGYKISVSKNIEGLQLSTIPDFTFTTSDLTATFTDASVLAVSHSWDFGDGATSTEVNPTHTYAADGTYDVTLTTTNEAGVSKSITQAVPVGGIEPTFKAIVLNGSCDEYSVNTGDNADAWDMTPNSTVDDDVLGTIDSPYRALWYNSDLNDYIDATYGTNEQPGSSSDGTYVNGVKTRSVKFSDSSRRLYQVVAVEPGIEYTFTIDTRSEAPGINTEVFLLNTEITTEVGIEEFTDGYINITNDFNEEKPSEGNNTFTTSTVRFEATSNFIVIYARALNAVDSSNEVFIDNIDIITPGF; via the coding sequence ATGAATAATAAATTAATTAAAAAACAGAATACAGGTGTCTTTGTCGTGTTATTTTGTATGTTTTTGGGGCTAGTGTCATGTTACGACGATGGTTACGAACCATACGAACCACCAACAGGTAATGTAAATAACATTCAACCAAATACGCTTTTTACTACAAGTATTAATCCAGATAATACATTATCTATTGTTTTTAGAAGTTATTCTACAGACGCAGTAAGTTACGATTGGGATTTTGGAGATGGTAATACCTCTACAGAAGCTAATCCAAACTACACTTACGAAGATGGAGGATTATATAATGTAAAGCTTAGTACTACAAGTTCAGACGGTTTAATAGCAGTAGATTCTTCACAAGTTTCTCCTCTTTATGCAGATTTCGATTTCGATATCTTAGATACAGAGGTAACTTTTACTAATCATACATCTGGAGCAAGTTCTCTTGTTTGGGATTTTGGAGACGGAGAAAGTGTAAGCTGGGATGCTGAAGAGGATACAGAAGAGGATTTCGAATTCAATCCTGTTCATGTATATACAAGTGCAAATCCTGTACAAGCCACTTTAACAGTTACTAACTATTTAGGTTACAAAATTTCTGTAAGTAAGAATATAGAAGGATTACAATTATCTACTATTCCAGACTTTACATTTACCACGTCAGATTTAACAGCAACCTTTACAGATGCCTCTGTATTAGCCGTTTCTCATAGTTGGGATTTTGGTGATGGTGCTACTTCTACAGAAGTAAACCCAACACACACCTATGCTGCAGATGGTACTTACGATGTTACATTAACAACTACAAACGAAGCTGGTGTATCTAAAAGTATTACACAAGCCGTTCCTGTTGGAGGTATCGAGCCTACATTTAAAGCTATCGTTTTAAATGGAAGTTGTGATGAGTACTCAGTAAATACTGGAGACAATGCAGATGCATGGGATATGACGCCTAACAGTACTGTAGACGATGATGTATTAGGAACTATAGATAGTCCTTATAGAGCGCTTTGGTATAATTCAGATTTAAACGATTATATCGATGCTACTTACGGAACTAACGAACAACCAGGTTCATCTAGTGATGGTACATATGTAAACGGAGTAAAAACAAGAAGTGTTAAGTTTTCAGACAGCTCACGTCGTTTATACCAAGTTGTTGCAGTAGAGCCAGGAATTGAATATACATTTACTATAGACACACGTTCTGAAGCTCCTGGAATTAATACTGAAGTGTTCTTATTAAACACTGAAATTACTACAGAAGTAGGTATTGAAGAATTTACAGATGGTTACATTAATATTACAAACGATTTTAATGAAGAAAAACCATCAGAAGGTAATAATACCTTTACTACAAGTACTGTAAGATTTGAAGCAACTTCAAACTTTATCGTAATTTATGCTAGAGCATTAAATGCTGTAGATAGTAGTAACGAAGTATTTATTGATAATATTGATATTATTACTCCTGGATTTTAA
- a CDS encoding polysaccharide lyase family 7 protein has product MKNFRKEILGLIVIVFLSVSATCQEKTSSSADSNSKVEKKDKKRKKKKKYKLPEIDLSHWSVTTPELNHKGSAMNIEPPEILDYATDERLLPYMYNDSTLGALVFYSFPSDATTANTKYTRSELREQMVPGDNNTNWTFADGAYMKGKLQMGDVSKSSDGKYHKVIIMQIHGRLTNEQRDLIGQKDNNAPPILKIYWQDGKIRVKTKELKNLSASDNEILGKDAWDDDKGFTFEQEVGFSKFTLEVEVSDGKMVVILNKNEYAVYDSIHMKRWGVFENYFKAGNYFQSRDEGAFAKVNYYELEVKH; this is encoded by the coding sequence ATGAAAAATTTTCGAAAAGAAATATTAGGATTAATAGTAATAGTTTTTCTTTCTGTTAGTGCTACTTGTCAAGAAAAGACAAGTAGCTCTGCAGATTCGAACTCTAAAGTCGAGAAAAAAGACAAAAAGAGAAAGAAAAAAAAGAAATACAAATTACCAGAGATAGATTTAAGTCATTGGAGTGTTACCACACCAGAACTTAATCATAAGGGTAGTGCTATGAATATAGAGCCGCCAGAGATTTTGGATTATGCTACAGACGAAAGGCTATTACCTTATATGTATAATGATTCTACGCTTGGAGCTTTAGTTTTTTATTCTTTTCCGAGTGATGCTACAACAGCGAATACAAAGTATACCAGATCCGAGTTAAGGGAGCAAATGGTACCAGGAGATAATAATACCAACTGGACGTTTGCAGACGGCGCTTATATGAAAGGTAAATTACAAATGGGAGATGTTTCTAAATCTTCAGACGGTAAATACCATAAAGTAATCATCATGCAAATTCATGGTCGATTAACAAACGAGCAACGCGACTTAATTGGTCAGAAAGACAATAATGCACCACCTATATTAAAAATTTATTGGCAAGACGGTAAAATTAGAGTTAAAACCAAAGAACTTAAAAACTTAAGTGCAAGTGACAATGAAATTTTAGGTAAAGACGCTTGGGACGACGATAAAGGTTTTACGTTCGAACAAGAAGTTGGTTTTAGTAAATTTACCTTAGAGGTGGAAGTGTCTGATGGAAAAATGGTTGTCATTTTAAATAAAAATGAATATGCTGTTTACGATAGTATTCACATGAAAAGATGGGGAGTATTCGAGAATTATTTTAAAGCAGGTAATTATTTCCAATCAAGAGATGAAGGTGCCTTTGCAAAAGTTAATTACTACGAGTTAGAAGTTAAACATTAG